A part of Marinobacter psychrophilus genomic DNA contains:
- a CDS encoding type IV pilin protein translates to MDQKHVFNGQTAWFRDGTRQKGFTLIEVMIVVAIIGILAAIAIPSYQSYVQKARRVDAQAALTEMAQAMEAAYARNFSYEGQATGPADTGAPSAAILRSSSVDFYTLTISAAAKNSYALSAAPSGAQVQDKCGTLSIDNTGQKSANKGGTAVSDCW, encoded by the coding sequence ATGGATCAGAAACACGTTTTCAATGGTCAGACTGCCTGGTTCCGAGATGGAACCAGACAGAAAGGCTTTACTTTGATCGAGGTTATGATTGTCGTGGCGATAATCGGCATTCTTGCCGCTATCGCCATTCCCTCTTATCAGAGCTATGTACAAAAAGCGCGACGCGTTGATGCGCAGGCCGCGTTGACTGAAATGGCCCAGGCAATGGAGGCGGCTTATGCTCGCAATTTTAGCTACGAAGGGCAGGCTACAGGCCCAGCGGATACAGGTGCACCAAGCGCTGCAATTTTGCGAAGCTCGAGCGTGGACTTCTACACCCTGACTATCAGCGCCGCCGCGAAAAACTCGTACGCACTGAGCGCAGCGCCCAGTGGAGCACAGGTACAAGACAAGTGTGGCACGCTGAGTATAGACAATACTGGCCAAAAATCTGCAAATAAGGGCGGTACCGCTGTCAGTGATTGTTGGTGA
- a CDS encoding GspH/FimT family pseudopilin, whose amino-acid sequence MRYPTYSEGFTLPELMVCVAITSILLSFTLPTFDQLARSNKADQVRNDLLTLFNFARLEAIHQQQLITVCPLDNSDMCHNDWSGSITAFIDNNKNGQLDSHELTLRRIDVDLGQWKLTKRPASRAHFQFDTIGTAHGTAGSVEFCHPLFTEGGRALVISFAGRIRTSADFNGDGIEERSPGTPISC is encoded by the coding sequence GTGAGATACCCAACTTACAGTGAAGGGTTTACCCTGCCAGAGCTGATGGTCTGCGTTGCCATAACCAGTATTTTGCTCAGTTTTACCCTACCCACCTTTGATCAACTAGCCCGCTCCAACAAAGCAGACCAGGTTCGTAACGATCTGCTGACACTGTTTAACTTCGCACGACTTGAAGCCATCCATCAGCAACAACTCATTACCGTTTGTCCTTTAGACAACTCGGATATGTGCCATAACGACTGGAGTGGCTCTATCACGGCTTTTATAGACAACAATAAAAATGGTCAATTAGATAGCCATGAACTGACATTGCGCCGTATCGACGTCGACCTCGGCCAGTGGAAGCTGACCAAGCGCCCCGCCAGCCGTGCCCATTTTCAGTTTGACACCATCGGCACGGCTCATGGGACAGCTGGCTCTGTAGAGTTTTGTCATCCACTTTTCACCGAAGGCGGACGAGCTCTTGTAATTTCATTTGCTGGACGCATCCGCACGTCCGCGGATTTCAACGGCGACGGTATCGAAGAGCGATCCCCTGGAACACCCATCAGCTGTTAG
- a CDS encoding sigma-54-dependent transcriptional regulator, with amino-acid sequence MTKLTALIVDDEPDIRDLLEITLSRMGLNTVTAGTLAEGIAGMQKHTPNVCLTDMNLPDGKGIELVQWIQQHAPNTPVAVITAYGSMDTAIESLKAGAFDFVSKPVELPRLRELVNTALKLAQNPEPAQEDNSDHGLLLGNSAQIHTLRNQARKLARSQAPVFIQGESGSGKELVARTIHQQGPRCDGPFIAVNCGAIPSELMESEFFGHKKGSFTGAVDNKAGLFQSARGGTLFLDEIADLPLPMQVKLLRAIQEKAVRPVGDSHEVPVDIRVLSATHKDLPGLVQNGLFRQDLFYRINVIEIRVPPLRERSGDIALLARHILQRIAREYECTPIALSDAAIDYLKGYHFPGNVRELENILERAFTLCDSDVIDSSDLQLGSSSSHIDPSWLAPTGEVMATEDIKLSEQGLDLEGYLEGIERKAIEQALEATRWNKTAAAKKLGISFRALRYKLKKLGLD; translated from the coding sequence ATGACCAAACTTACCGCGCTGATCGTGGACGACGAACCCGACATCCGTGACCTGCTAGAGATCACTCTCAGTCGCATGGGCCTGAACACAGTCACTGCGGGCACTCTAGCCGAGGGCATCGCGGGCATGCAAAAGCACACGCCAAATGTGTGCCTGACCGATATGAACCTGCCAGATGGCAAAGGCATAGAGCTGGTGCAATGGATTCAGCAGCATGCGCCCAACACGCCAGTCGCCGTTATAACCGCCTACGGCAGTATGGACACCGCTATTGAGTCCTTGAAAGCAGGTGCTTTTGATTTTGTGTCAAAGCCCGTTGAATTACCGCGGCTTCGAGAGCTAGTCAACACCGCCCTGAAACTGGCCCAAAACCCGGAGCCTGCTCAGGAAGACAATAGCGACCATGGCTTGCTGCTGGGCAATTCCGCCCAGATTCATACGTTACGCAATCAGGCCCGCAAACTTGCCCGCAGCCAGGCGCCGGTCTTTATTCAAGGCGAATCCGGCAGCGGTAAAGAACTGGTCGCGCGCACCATTCACCAGCAGGGCCCCAGATGTGACGGGCCGTTCATAGCTGTGAACTGTGGTGCCATTCCTTCTGAGCTAATGGAAAGCGAATTTTTCGGCCACAAAAAAGGCAGCTTTACCGGAGCCGTCGATAACAAAGCAGGCCTGTTTCAAAGCGCCAGGGGCGGCACTCTGTTTCTGGATGAAATCGCTGACCTGCCATTGCCCATGCAGGTAAAACTTCTGCGGGCCATTCAGGAAAAAGCCGTACGCCCTGTGGGCGACAGCCACGAAGTGCCGGTGGATATTCGCGTGCTTAGCGCCACCCATAAAGACCTTCCGGGGCTGGTGCAGAATGGCCTGTTCCGACAGGACCTGTTCTATCGCATTAACGTGATTGAAATTCGCGTGCCGCCCCTGCGTGAACGCAGCGGCGACATAGCGCTGCTGGCCCGGCACATCCTGCAGCGCATTGCTCGCGAATACGAGTGCACTCCTATCGCTCTTTCCGACGCCGCCATCGACTATTTAAAGGGCTACCATTTTCCCGGTAATGTGCGCGAACTTGAAAACATACTAGAGCGGGCGTTTACCCTTTGCGACAGTGACGTTATTGATAGCAGCGACCTTCAGCTGGGCAGCTCTAGCAGCCATATTGATCCGTCTTGGCTAGCACCTACGGGCGAGGTAATGGCAACGGAGGATATCAAACTATCGGAGCAGGGCCTGGACCTTGAGGGATATCTGGAAGGCATAGAGCGCAAAGCTATTGAGCAGGCGCTTGAGGCAACGCGCTGGAATAAGACGGCGGCGGCGAAAAAGCTGGGGATTAGTTTTCGGGCGTTGCGGTATAAGTTGAAGAAGTTGGGACTGGATTAA